In Nitrospirota bacterium, a genomic segment contains:
- a CDS encoding diguanylate cyclase: MAKANILLVEDNKMQASIIKEYLEKNGYLVFCAEDGMSAFKTAKTGAVDLILLDRILPDIDGNDVCRWLKLDQNTKNIPIIMLTAKDSVHDRVAGLEAGADDYLPKPFDESELNARIYVRLRTKTQQDELLQKNRQLEDMLTRVETLAVMDSLTTLFNRRRFEYLLANEFKRALRYRNPLSCMMIDIDHFKKVNDERGHQSGDVVLKEVAQLIQASIREVDTPARWGGEEFVVLSPNTPKANAKLAADRILMAVSQHAFTGFDDRQITVSIGLAGLPDPSLDSQEKLLHAADLAMYEAKKQGRNRVVML; this comes from the coding sequence GTGGCGAAAGCGAATATTCTCCTCGTAGAAGACAACAAGATGCAGGCATCGATCATCAAGGAGTACCTGGAGAAGAACGGCTACCTCGTATTCTGTGCGGAAGACGGCATGTCTGCATTCAAGACCGCCAAGACCGGCGCCGTGGATCTCATCCTCCTTGACCGTATCCTGCCGGATATCGACGGAAACGATGTCTGCCGCTGGTTGAAGCTGGACCAGAATACGAAAAACATCCCGATCATCATGCTCACCGCAAAGGACTCCGTGCACGACCGGGTCGCGGGACTCGAGGCCGGTGCCGATGACTACCTCCCCAAACCCTTCGATGAGTCAGAGCTGAATGCCCGCATCTATGTTCGGCTCAGAACAAAGACCCAGCAGGACGAGCTGCTGCAGAAGAACCGGCAGCTCGAGGACATGCTGACGCGCGTGGAAACCCTCGCGGTCATGGACTCCTTGACCACGCTGTTCAACCGGCGGCGCTTCGAATACCTGCTCGCGAACGAGTTCAAGCGCGCCCTCCGGTACCGGAACCCCTTGAGCTGCATGATGATCGACATCGACCACTTCAAGAAGGTGAATGACGAGCGCGGTCATCAGAGCGGTGACGTGGTGCTCAAAGAGGTCGCCCAGCTCATCCAGGCCAGCATCCGCGAGGTCGACACGCCCGCCCGCTGGGGCGGCGAAGAGTTCGTTGTCCTGAGCCCGAACACGCCGAAGGCGAATGCCAAGCTTGCAGCCGACCGGATCCTCATGGCAGTATCGCAGCATGCGTTCACCGGCTTCGACGACAGACAGATCACGGTCAGCATCGGCCTTGCGGGTTTGCCGGACCCTTCCCTTGATTCACAGGAAAAACTGCTCCACGCGGCGGACCTTGCCATGTATGAAGCGAAGAAACAGGGCCGGAACCGCGTCGTCATGCTTTGA
- a CDS encoding CBS domain-containing protein, with product MENRPPDCNLSEEDLREAIREMKTYVDVTEEDLKKIFEIALRHAQERAALHMPVRDVMTKRVVTISRTADIHEAARLLSENRVSGMPVVDDRNVVIGVISEADILMLAGLHEGHTFRDILHRIMGEPVPARKAGNTVGQVMSFPPITSKADDDVSEVAKLLDERRIKRLPVVDDEGRLIGIISRADIVRAIGKMESRG from the coding sequence ATGGAAAACAGGCCGCCAGACTGCAATCTTTCTGAAGAAGACCTTCGCGAAGCCATCAGGGAAATGAAGACCTACGTCGATGTGACGGAAGAAGACCTGAAGAAGATCTTCGAGATAGCGCTTCGTCATGCCCAGGAGCGGGCTGCGCTGCATATGCCCGTGCGCGACGTGATGACGAAGCGGGTGGTCACCATCTCGCGCACTGCCGATATTCACGAAGCGGCCCGGCTTCTTTCCGAGAACCGCGTGAGCGGCATGCCTGTCGTGGACGATCGGAACGTGGTCATCGGCGTCATCAGCGAGGCGGACATCCTTATGCTGGCCGGACTGCACGAAGGCCATACGTTCCGGGACATCCTGCACCGCATCATGGGGGAGCCGGTTCCGGCGCGGAAAGCGGGGAACACAGTGGGACAGGTCATGAGCTTCCCGCCGATCACGAGCAAGGCCGACGACGACGTGAGCGAGGTGGCGAAGCTGCTGGACGAGCGGAGGATAAAACGGCTGCCCGTGGTAGATGATGAGGGCAGGCTGATCGGGATCATTTCGCGGGCCGACATTGTCCGGGCCATCGGGAAGATGGAATCAAGAGGGT
- the dnaE gene encoding DNA polymerase III subunit alpha, translated as MHHSDFVHLHLHTEYSLLDGANALDALIKKAVDLKMPAIAVTDHGNLFGALDFYLKATKAGIKPIIGCEMYVAPGSRFEKTGTASQHDESFYHLILLSRDRQGYKNLVKLVTAAYLEGFYYKPRIDKEILRQHSQGLIGMSACLSGEVPRLLLQGRYEDAKKAALEYQDILGMGNFYFELQDNGIPEQEQANRELIRLSKDTGIPLVATNDCHYLNREDHKSHDALLCIQTGKTVKDANRMRFSSETFYVKTPEEMKRSFAHVPEAISNTIAIAERCNIQLELGKYHLPHFPVPDGYTRESFMAELARKGLEDRFREIEAVRGPGSFDPGVYRSRLESEIAMLEKMGFAGYFLIVWDFIRYAKEHGIPVGPGRGSAAGSLVAYSLRITDLDPLPYNLLFERFLNPERISMPDIDVDFCMDRRDEVLKYVTEKYGQDHVTQIITYGTMMAKGVIRDVGRVLDIPYSEVDKVAKLVPNTLNITLEDAIKQEPRFKELMKDSRMAELIEIARSLEGQVRHASKHAAGVVISEEPLTEYVPLFKTPKDEITTQFDMKGVEKIGLVKFDFLGLRTLTVIDKAVKTVNDRLATAPLADSERFSISRIPLNDQKTYDLLSRGETAGIFQLESSGMRDIVVKMKPQCFEDLIALVALYRPGPLQSGMVDDFIKRKKGATKITYELPALEPILKDTYGVIVYQEQVMQIARTLAGYSLGGADLLRRAMGKKDPEVMAKEKVPFLDGAKKEGIDLKKAEKIFDLMAKFAEYGFNKSHSAAYALISYQTAYLKAHYPVEYMAALLTSEVQDTDKVVKYIHEARQMGIDILQPDVNTSMWDFTVVDAHDREAVEPGSTIGSIRFGLAAVKNVGLSAIEAIIEARESKEAFTSIIDFCKKVDQRRVNRRVIEALIKCGAFDGNGARRAQMMEGLGMIIDQGSKHQEQEAIGQFSIFDSLGSHKEASLPDVPEWNEGQLLAHEKESIGFYLSGHPLAAYQTDMARYATATTETLDAATDGKELTICGVIAGMKIKVTKRSQEKMAILNLEDLSGTVEVVVFPDLYKTSHHLLLTDTPLLIAGQLDKSEQGNKIKATRLHLLAEVKKRGTTRMDIMFNATGLTPEDLSRVKDILLRYKGSIPVYLRLRNPTRPDSLISVDREIRVNPTAQLISEIEAVLGAGVVSLG; from the coding sequence ATGCACCACTCCGACTTCGTCCACCTGCACCTCCACACCGAATACAGCCTGCTCGACGGAGCGAACGCGCTCGACGCCCTCATCAAGAAAGCTGTTGACCTCAAGATGCCGGCCATCGCCGTGACGGACCACGGCAACCTGTTCGGCGCGCTCGATTTCTACCTCAAGGCCACGAAGGCCGGCATCAAGCCCATCATCGGGTGCGAGATGTACGTGGCCCCCGGTTCGCGCTTCGAGAAGACGGGCACTGCGAGCCAGCACGACGAAAGCTTTTACCACCTGATCCTCCTGTCCCGGGACCGGCAGGGATACAAGAATCTTGTCAAGCTGGTTACGGCCGCCTATCTCGAAGGCTTCTATTACAAGCCCCGCATCGACAAGGAGATCCTTCGGCAGCACAGTCAGGGTCTGATCGGCATGTCGGCCTGTCTCTCGGGTGAAGTGCCCAGGCTGCTCCTGCAGGGCCGGTATGAGGACGCGAAGAAGGCGGCCCTCGAGTACCAGGACATCCTGGGCATGGGGAATTTCTACTTCGAGCTGCAGGACAACGGCATCCCGGAACAGGAGCAGGCGAACCGGGAACTGATCAGACTCTCGAAGGACACGGGCATCCCGCTCGTGGCCACCAATGACTGCCACTACCTGAACAGGGAGGACCACAAGTCCCACGACGCCCTGCTCTGCATCCAGACCGGGAAGACCGTAAAGGACGCGAATCGCATGCGGTTCTCTTCGGAGACCTTCTACGTGAAGACACCGGAGGAAATGAAAAGATCCTTCGCCCATGTTCCGGAGGCCATCTCGAACACGATAGCGATCGCCGAACGCTGTAATATCCAGCTCGAACTCGGCAAGTACCATCTGCCCCACTTTCCGGTCCCGGACGGCTACACCAGGGAATCCTTCATGGCGGAGCTGGCCCGCAAAGGACTGGAGGATCGGTTCCGGGAGATCGAGGCCGTGCGCGGCCCGGGCAGCTTCGATCCCGGGGTCTACCGTTCGCGGCTCGAGTCCGAGATCGCCATGCTTGAAAAGATGGGCTTTGCCGGATACTTCCTGATCGTCTGGGACTTCATCCGCTACGCCAAGGAACACGGCATTCCCGTGGGCCCCGGCCGCGGTTCGGCCGCCGGAAGCCTCGTCGCTTACAGCCTCAGGATCACGGACCTCGATCCCCTGCCTTACAACCTCCTGTTCGAGCGCTTCCTGAACCCCGAGCGCATCAGCATGCCCGACATCGACGTGGACTTCTGCATGGACCGGCGCGACGAGGTATTGAAGTACGTGACCGAGAAGTACGGGCAGGACCACGTGACCCAGATCATCACCTACGGCACGATGATGGCCAAGGGCGTGATACGTGACGTAGGGCGGGTGCTCGACATCCCCTATTCCGAGGTCGACAAGGTCGCCAAGCTCGTGCCGAACACGCTGAACATCACGCTGGAAGATGCCATCAAGCAGGAGCCCCGGTTCAAGGAACTCATGAAGGACTCCCGCATGGCGGAGCTGATCGAGATCGCGCGCAGCCTCGAAGGCCAGGTGCGCCACGCGTCAAAGCACGCGGCCGGCGTGGTCATTTCCGAGGAGCCGCTCACGGAATACGTGCCCCTCTTCAAGACGCCGAAGGACGAGATCACGACCCAGTTCGATATGAAGGGCGTCGAGAAGATCGGGCTCGTGAAGTTCGACTTCCTCGGACTCCGCACGCTGACCGTCATCGACAAGGCCGTCAAGACCGTCAACGACCGTCTCGCGACGGCGCCCCTGGCGGACTCGGAGCGGTTCTCGATCTCCCGCATTCCCCTGAACGACCAGAAGACCTATGACCTGCTGTCGCGGGGCGAGACGGCCGGTATCTTTCAGCTCGAATCCTCGGGCATGCGGGACATCGTGGTCAAAATGAAGCCGCAGTGCTTCGAGGACCTTATCGCGCTGGTCGCCCTGTACCGCCCGGGGCCGCTCCAGAGCGGCATGGTGGATGACTTCATCAAGCGCAAGAAGGGCGCCACGAAGATCACCTATGAGCTGCCGGCGCTCGAACCCATTCTAAAGGACACCTACGGCGTCATCGTTTACCAGGAGCAGGTGATGCAGATCGCCCGGACCCTGGCGGGCTATTCCCTGGGCGGCGCGGACCTGCTCCGGCGGGCCATGGGAAAGAAGGACCCCGAGGTCATGGCCAAGGAGAAGGTGCCTTTCCTCGACGGGGCGAAAAAAGAGGGCATCGACCTGAAAAAGGCCGAAAAGATCTTCGACCTCATGGCCAAGTTCGCGGAGTACGGGTTCAACAAGTCGCACAGCGCCGCCTACGCCCTGATCTCGTACCAGACGGCCTATTTGAAGGCCCACTACCCCGTCGAATACATGGCGGCCCTGCTCACGAGCGAAGTCCAGGACACGGACAAGGTGGTAAAGTACATCCACGAGGCGCGCCAGATGGGCATCGATATCCTGCAGCCGGACGTGAACACGAGCATGTGGGACTTCACCGTGGTCGATGCGCACGACCGCGAGGCCGTGGAGCCGGGCAGCACCATCGGATCGATCCGGTTCGGACTGGCGGCGGTCAAGAACGTGGGGCTCTCGGCCATCGAGGCCATCATCGAGGCGCGGGAGTCAAAGGAAGCGTTCACGTCGATCATCGACTTCTGCAAGAAGGTGGACCAGCGCCGCGTGAACCGGCGCGTGATCGAGGCGCTGATCAAGTGCGGCGCCTTCGACGGGAACGGCGCCCGGCGGGCACAGATGATGGAAGGCCTGGGCATGATCATCGACCAGGGAAGCAAGCACCAGGAGCAGGAAGCCATCGGACAGTTCAGCATCTTTGACTCCCTGGGGTCGCATAAGGAAGCCTCGCTGCCCGACGTTCCGGAATGGAACGAGGGACAGCTCCTTGCCCATGAGAAAGAGAGCATCGGGTTCTACCTGTCCGGCCACCCCCTCGCCGCGTACCAGACGGACATGGCGCGCTACGCCACGGCGACGACGGAGACGCTCGACGCGGCGACGGACGGCAAGGAATTGACCATCTGCGGCGTCATCGCGGGCATGAAGATCAAGGTCACGAAGAGGAGCCAGGAGAAGATGGCCATCCTGAACCTCGAGGACCTTTCCGGGACCGTCGAGGTCGTCGTCTTCCCCGATCTCTACAAGACGTCCCACCACCTGCTCCTGACCGATACGCCGCTCCTGATCGCGGGCCAGCTCGACAAGAGCGAACAGGGCAACAAGATCAAGGCGACCCGGCTCCATCTGCTCGCCGAGGTCAAAAAGCGGGGCACGACGCGCATGGACATCATGTTCAACGCCACGGGCCTGACCCCGGAGGACCTTTCCCGGGTCAAGGATATCCTGCTCAGATACAAGGGCTCCATTCCGGTCTATCTCCGCCTTCGGAACCCGACGCGCCCCGACTCCCTGATCTCCGTGGACAGGGAGATCCGTGTGAACCCCACCGCACAGCTCATCAGCGAGATCGAGGCCGTGCTCGGTGCGGGCGTCGTATCCCTCGGCTGA
- a CDS encoding protoglobin domain-containing protein, protein MRTFKEIKHDYRFTEEDEQRLAGLRQLMAEHTDEVMNTLNDWIMGTRGAAQYFTEESRKKHVFDSQRVWFHDLFSGVYDSRYYEKLIRIGAAHVRHKVDAHYMNRAVNLVKNACIGILQKQDEDKKTITDKIISLGKILDISLDVITTSYIEEEIRAYSPVYKVKSGLISFSERFSQTTNLLLVLALIGLTLGVVWLFAQDVMHLLSGDVERGIISALGSMLLLWLMIELMNTEIAHLKGGKFHISVFVGVALVTMIRETMIATLKHEKPESIYYLIAAILVIGFVFWIVTKAEERQK, encoded by the coding sequence ATGAGGACATTCAAGGAGATCAAGCACGACTACCGGTTCACGGAGGAGGACGAACAGCGGCTGGCCGGCCTGCGACAGCTCATGGCAGAGCACACCGATGAGGTCATGAACACGCTCAACGACTGGATCATGGGGACCAGGGGCGCTGCCCAGTATTTCACGGAGGAATCTCGGAAGAAGCACGTCTTCGATTCTCAACGGGTCTGGTTCCACGATCTCTTTTCAGGCGTCTACGACAGCAGGTATTATGAAAAGCTCATTCGCATCGGCGCCGCCCATGTCAGGCACAAGGTGGATGCCCATTACATGAACCGGGCCGTCAACCTGGTGAAGAACGCCTGCATCGGCATCCTGCAAAAACAGGATGAAGACAAAAAGACGATCACGGACAAGATCATCTCTCTCGGCAAGATCCTGGACATCAGCCTTGACGTCATCACGACGTCCTATATCGAGGAAGAGATCAGGGCCTACTCGCCGGTATACAAGGTCAAGAGCGGTCTGATCTCCTTCTCGGAGCGGTTCTCCCAGACCACGAATCTCCTGCTGGTGCTGGCGCTCATCGGCCTGACGCTGGGCGTGGTCTGGCTTTTCGCCCAGGACGTCATGCATCTGCTTAGCGGGGACGTGGAGCGCGGCATCATCTCGGCGCTGGGCTCCATGCTGCTGCTCTGGCTCATGATCGAGCTCATGAACACCGAGATCGCCCATCTCAAGGGAGGCAAGTTCCATATCAGCGTGTTCGTCGGGGTCGCCCTCGTGACCATGATCCGGGAGACCATGATCGCCACGCTGAAGCACGAAAAGCCCGAGTCCATCTATTACCTGATCGCGGCAATCCTGGTCATCGGGTTCGTGTTCTGGATCGTGACCAAGGCCGAAGAGCGGCAGAAATAG
- a CDS encoding ATP-binding protein, with protein sequence GLNVADVIAPQDRERALQKIQERMRGSRNEHQEYMAIRKDGTTFPGTVHAIPIVRDGRPAGLRGILIDITDRKRFEAEVLRSQKLESIGVMAGGIAHDFNNILTGILGNLSLAKIRLDRSNPLYQRIDEAEKASLHARDLTQQLLTFARGGSPVKKLIALGPLIRDAVGFAVRGSNVRVEYRLDEDLKPVEADAGQLAQVFHNLVINACQAMPRGGTLVIAAQNCGAGTAITAPALSGDFVQVRIEDQGIGIPPEHLSKIFDPYFTTKQRGSGLGLAIAYSVVKSHGGHIDVASILGRGTTFTLHLPSAEGRAAPRRAEETAIIGGKGRVLVMDDEEIVRAVVMSMLIELGYEAVSSRDGSETIRLYRDAKAAGRGFDAVIMDLTIPGGMGGKEAVRELRAFDPHVRAIVSSGYSDDPIMADYQSYGFSGVVKKPYRVSELSETLSRAMHRTSDL encoded by the coding sequence GGGGTTGAACGTCGCCGACGTGATCGCGCCCCAGGACCGCGAGCGGGCCCTGCAGAAAATCCAGGAAAGAATGCGGGGAAGCCGGAACGAACATCAGGAATACATGGCCATCCGGAAGGACGGCACGACCTTCCCTGGTACGGTCCATGCGATACCGATCGTCCGGGACGGCAGACCGGCAGGGCTGCGGGGGATACTGATCGATATCACGGACCGCAAGCGGTTCGAGGCCGAGGTGCTCCGGTCCCAGAAACTGGAGTCCATCGGGGTCATGGCAGGCGGCATCGCGCATGACTTCAACAACATCCTGACGGGCATCCTGGGCAACCTCTCGCTTGCCAAGATACGGCTGGACCGGAGCAATCCGCTTTACCAGCGCATTGACGAGGCCGAGAAAGCGTCCCTCCATGCGAGGGACCTGACACAGCAGCTCCTCACCTTTGCCCGGGGCGGGAGCCCGGTCAAAAAACTGATCGCTCTCGGCCCGCTGATCCGGGATGCCGTCGGCTTCGCGGTCCGGGGGAGCAATGTAAGGGTCGAGTACCGGCTGGACGAAGACCTGAAGCCGGTCGAAGCAGATGCCGGGCAGCTGGCGCAGGTCTTCCATAACCTCGTCATCAACGCATGCCAGGCCATGCCCCGGGGCGGGACGCTCGTCATCGCCGCGCAGAACTGCGGGGCCGGCACGGCAATAACCGCCCCGGCCCTGTCGGGCGACTTCGTGCAGGTCCGGATCGAGGACCAGGGCATCGGCATACCCCCGGAGCACCTATCAAAGATCTTCGATCCCTACTTCACGACGAAGCAGCGGGGGAGCGGGCTGGGCCTCGCCATCGCCTATTCCGTCGTGAAGAGCCACGGCGGACACATCGATGTCGCTTCGATCCTCGGGAGGGGCACGACCTTCACGCTGCATCTTCCCTCAGCGGAGGGGAGAGCCGCTCCGCGGCGCGCGGAGGAAACGGCAATCATCGGAGGAAAGGGAAGGGTCCTGGTGATGGACGACGAAGAGATCGTGCGCGCGGTGGTGATGTCCATGCTCATCGAACTCGGTTATGAAGCCGTGAGCAGCCGGGACGGAAGTGAAACGATCAGGCTGTACCGTGACGCGAAGGCTGCAGGAAGGGGTTTCGATGCGGTCATCATGGACCTGACGATACCGGGCGGGATGGGCGGCAAGGAGGCGGTCCGGGAGCTCCGCGCATTCGATCCGCACGTCAGGGCCATTGTTTCGAGCGGCTATTCCGACGACCCCATTATGGCTGATTATCAATCGTACGGTTTCTCCGGCGTCGTGAAAAAGCCGTACCGCGTTTCGGAATTAAGCGAAACCCTCAGCCGGGCCATGCACAGGACGTCCGATCTCTGA
- the htpX gene encoding zinc metalloprotease HtpX encodes MNTVKTVGLMTFLMVLFVAIGGALGGRSGMVMAVMFAAVMNVGMYWFSDKLVLRMYRAQPVTEGQAPELYSIVRTLVQKAGMPMPKVYIIPEEAPNAFATGRNPDHAVVAVTQGIMRILSREELSGVIAHELAHIKHRDMLTGTIVATVAGAISMLAQMAQWSMIFGGGRRDDDEGGSPIVAIVMMIVAPIAAMLVQMAISRTREYDADKGGAGIAGNPHGLSNALLKLERGNQVVPMEDARPATAHMFIVNPLHGGGLMNLFSTHPPIAERVKRLEEMARGR; translated from the coding sequence ATGAACACGGTAAAAACAGTCGGTTTGATGACGTTTCTCATGGTTCTGTTTGTTGCCATCGGCGGGGCCTTGGGGGGAAGAAGCGGAATGGTCATGGCCGTCATGTTCGCCGCAGTCATGAACGTCGGCATGTACTGGTTCAGTGACAAGCTCGTGCTCAGAATGTACCGCGCCCAGCCTGTCACCGAGGGGCAGGCGCCCGAACTGTACTCCATCGTTCGCACCCTCGTTCAGAAGGCCGGGATGCCGATGCCGAAGGTCTATATCATTCCCGAGGAGGCGCCGAACGCGTTTGCGACGGGCAGGAACCCGGATCATGCGGTCGTGGCCGTCACGCAGGGGATCATGCGGATCCTCTCCCGCGAGGAGCTCTCCGGAGTCATCGCGCATGAACTGGCCCATATCAAGCACCGCGACATGCTGACCGGCACCATCGTGGCGACCGTTGCCGGGGCCATCAGCATGCTTGCCCAGATGGCGCAATGGTCCATGATCTTTGGCGGAGGCAGGCGCGACGACGACGAGGGCGGGAGCCCAATTGTGGCGATCGTCATGATGATCGTGGCGCCGATCGCGGCCATGCTGGTCCAGATGGCCATATCGCGGACCCGGGAGTATGATGCGGACAAGGGCGGGGCTGGTATCGCAGGCAACCCTCACGGACTCTCCAACGCTCTTCTGAAGCTTGAGCGGGGAAACCAGGTCGTTCCCATGGAGGACGCCAGGCCCGCCACGGCCCACATGTTCATCGTGAACCCGCTCCACGGCGGCGGCCTGATGAACCTCTTCAGCACCCATCCGCCCATCGCTGAGCGCGTTAAGCGGCTGGAAGAGATGGCCAGGGGCAGATAA